The Acidobacteriota bacterium sequence CCTCCACGTCTACGATGGCGCGCGCGAACTCCTGTGCCGCCACCTCGGTGAGCGCCTGCCGGTAGTCGGCCACGTTCGAGACCGCCGCGGAGGCGTCGACGACGCGAAACGTGACGGTGCCGCTGCACGTCACCTCGTGCCCATCGAGTGTCGCGTGCACGGCGTGGGTGGCACATCGACGACCTGATGGCCCGTCGGCACACGGGCCGTGACCCGGCTCATGAAGACCGGCACGACGTGAAGCCCCTCCGTCAAGACCCGATCAAGGCGGCCGAGGCGTTCGACGACGTAGGCGGCGTCGCGCGGAACGAGAACGATCGACCGGACGACGAGCAGGCCGATGACGACGAGCATGACGATCGCGATGAGGGTCATGGGCGAAGAGGGATACACCCTGTCAGCAAGGCCGATGCCCTCGCCCGAAACGTCGCCGGCGGTGGCGGCCCTGACGTGACACGAGGTACGTCGGCCACCGCACGGTCGCGCGCGTCGAACGCGTATCATCCTCGGGGGCGCGGACGGAGAACGACCGGTGTCGTGGGGTCCAGCTTGTGCCTACAATCGAGGCATGAGCCACGCTCCAATGTTCGCCGGCGCCTGGCTGCTCTCTGCGGCATCGCGCTCAGCGTCCCGTCCGCGGCTGACCCGTCTGACGCCGGGCCCGTTTCGCCAGCGGCCGGGATCCAGGCGTCGCATGACAAGGTCGCTGCCTTGCAAGGCCAGGCCATCGAACTCGCCCATCCGCACGAGCCGGAACTTGTGGCGATCGAAGTGCGCTGGAACGGACGCAGCGTTCCGTTCGTGCGACAGGCCGAGCAGTGGTTCACCGTGCTCGGCGTCGACCTCGGCGCGAAGCCGGGCGAGCACCGCCACCGGGTGACCGTCCGCTTCGGAGACGGTCGGGCCCGCGCCGCGGAGCGCCCCGGTGCTGGTGTCCTGTAACCGTGACACGTGGCATAGGTCGCGGAGCGCCTCGCCCGGATGGCCAGGCACGAGGAGCGAGGATCTTGGGCATATCTGAGCGACGGGCAACGTCGCCAGCCGGGATGCGCCGCCCGCGAATCATGTCGCGAATCACGGTTACAGGACACCAGCTGCGTCCAGCGACGAAGAGCCCGGGCGTCGCCCGGTGGAGAGCTGACGCGTGCCCCCGTCTCGCCGTGACACACGCGCGTGACTTACGGAAACATCCGCCGAAGCACGTCGACCGCCGTGATGGCGCGCTGGAACAGCTCGACGTCTTCAGCAAGTTCTTCCGGACGGTTGGGCGGGCTCACGCGTTCCACAAGCGGGGCGTCGCGCTGACTGCGGACCGGCACACCCAGATATACCCCGGTGGCGTTGAGGGACACCTGGAAGGCGTCGCCGAGCAGCGTGCGCAACTCCAGCCATGCCTGGAACACCCCGTCAGAGAGCGGCGGCGGCGTCACCTGGCCCTCATCGAGAATGATGGCGGCCCTGGGATCGACGCGCTCGATGGTGTTGCGCGCGTGCACCACGCGCGAGTCGCGGCGCACGACGTAGTCGCGGCTGCTGCCGCCGTAGGTGGGGAAGTCGACGAGTCGCACGGTGCCTGTCACCGGCATGGGCCGCGCCACGTGCACGAGGACCCCCTGAAAGTGTGTGTGCGTCACATCACGACGAGCCGTGCTCGAATACCGCCTGCTTGAGATCGTCACGAGCGAGCCGGTGTAGCGCACGTCGCGCGCCCGCCCTGAGAAGCCGTAACGGCTGTCGGCATACTTGAACGTCTGGAGATAGAGCGCGCTGTTCCGGATCGTCTCTTCGCTCAGCCCCTCGTCCGGGCGCACGACCACGCCGGGAAGCGACGTGCGCAGGATCGGCATCACGACCTGGTCGCGGAAGGCCTCCGCATACGGCAGAGGAGAATCGGCGAACCGCTTCGACACCCGCCCGTCAATCGTGGCCACGGCGGCGATGGCCACGACCATGAGCAGCAGCACGCCTGCGCCCAGCATGAGCGGATGCTCGGGCACGAGTCCTGACAGCAGCCATCCGGCGCCGAAGATTGCGGGAATGACCAGCACCACGGACACGAGCCACACGGCCGTCGTGGCGAGCAGCCTGGTCCGTGCGCGTTGATGCATCGTCCGGCGCAACTCTTCCACCAGGGGAAGGTGCTCGGAAAAGGCGGCGACGAGGGCGGGGGCAGCTGGCATGGGTCGCGTGTGACCGCGAGTATACTCGCGGCCGGGCGATGCAGGTGACCGCCCCAGACGCGTGGCAGCGTCCCTTACGAACACACCCGCCGAAGGTGACGTCCCGCGTGGGTCAGAAGCCTCCACCCGAGCCGGTCTTCAGATACCGTTCGAAGCGCCCGGCGACGCTCGCCCCCGCGAACTCGAGCGAGACCACCAACGCTTCACCCCGGGACGCCACTCATTCAGGCGCCGCCATCTGCTTCAACATCTGCTCGAAGGCGACCTGATTCGGTCCGACGAACGGGTGCGCTCCTGGCGCCGCCATCAGCGAACCCAGGAATCGCTCCATCAGATGGCCAGGTGCGGGCGGCAAGTGGTTGCTGAGGATCAACCGGGGCGCGATCTTGCGGATGCCGTCCAGCTCGCGGCCGAACGCGTCCTTGTCCACCTTGTGCAGCCACGGGGAGTCGATCGTTGCCCAGACGATCTGCCCGTCCCGCAGGTCGCTCTCGGAGAGATCGGCGGCATTCTGCGGCACCGCCTGGAGCAGGGCCCCGAAGCAGTCCGAGCTGAAGAGCACCCCGGCCTTGCTGTCGTAGAAGCCGGTCGTGCACGGATTGTCGAAGACCGGTGGCTTCACGGCGGTCAGTGTGCGGTTGCCCAGCGCGATCGTCTCGCCGGGGTTGACGAAGTGGACCCGGTCCATTGGCAGCGGGGCCGTCAGCCCCATGATGCCCATGCCGAGGAACGTCGTGACCACTCGCAGGCGTGGGTTCTCCTCGAGCAGCTGATGCAGGCTGCCGATGTGGTCGAAGTCCGTGTGACTGAGCCAGATCCATCTGAGGTCGGCTGGATCGATCACCGATCGAAGCGCCCGCATGAAGTCCGCGCTTTCAATGGCGGCGCCTGTCTCGACCAGGATGGGCTCCGAGCCCTTGATCACGAACGCGTTGATGGGCACGAACCCGTACCCGGGGATGGGAAAGTTCGAAGTGAGGACTTCGATATCCGGTGCCGCTGTGTACGACGTGATCATGACGTGTCCCTCCGATCGCCGGTTCGCTACGACCGTGTGTCGGCAGTCGGTCCGTAGATGCCTGGCACCGTGCCGCCCATCGGGCGCAGGTAGGTGCTCAGCTGCCCACGGTGGTGGACGGAGTGCTTCAGAGCCATCGCCAGGAAGTTCACGCCGGACGTCGTCATCATGTCGAGCAGGTTCAAGTTGCTGGCGAGCTGGTCGCCCGACATGGCGCGGACCCGATCGAGCGCCGGTGGAACACTGCTCCGGTAGCGGGCGACGGCATCGACCGGGGTCATGATGCCGCAGGCGTCGGAATCGTCGGGCGGCGGCGTGAAGACCCCGTCCGCGATGCCGTTCAGCAGCCAGCTGTCTTCGAGCGCGATGTGCCGGACGAGCCCGAGGCCGGTCTTGGCCTTGGCATCCGGCTGGTAGTCGAGACGCCCGTCGGGCACGGCCTCGAGGATGCGCAGGGTCGTCTGCATCTCGCGTTCGAAGTCCGCGACGAGGAAGTCGGCGACGGTCTTGGCTTCTGTGGAATTCATCGGAGGCCCCTCATTCCGGCGTGTGCCGGCCCGACCGGTATGGTCGCGCCCAGCGCCGTTCAGTTGACACGCGGATGTGTCACGAGCCTGGCTTCCGTTACAGAGCCCCGGTGCGCGTCGGTGCGGGAGAATCGCGGGATGTGTACCGAACCACCACGACGTCACACATAGAATGAGGGGCGATGATTGTCACCCTGAGCGATGCGGACGTGGCGCGCCGAATCGGCACCGGGCACGATCGGGAGGCCGAGGGCGAGCTCTTCCGCCGGATGGCGCCGCGCGTGCGGCTGTACGGGTTGCGCCACCTGCGGGACGGACATGCCGCGGATGACCTGACGCAACAGGTGTTGATGACGACCATCGAAGCGCTGCGAGCGGGCCGGCTGCGCGAGCCAGAGAGGCTCGCGTCGTTCGTGTTGGGGACGTGCCGGATGACGGTGATCGATCTTCGCCGAGGCGCCCAGCGGCGGGCGCGCCTGCTCGAGCAGTTTGGCGCGGACCTGCTCGCGCCGGCCGAGCCGTCGCTGCCCGAGCTCGACCACGAGCAGCTCACACGCTGCCTGCAGGCGCTGAAGGAGCGGGAACGAACGGTGGTCGTCCTGACGTTCTACGACGAGCGGACCGGCGCGGACGTCGCCGGGTTTCTCGGAGTCTCCGAGGCGAACGTGCGCGTGATTCGCCACCGCGCGATCCATCGGCTGCGCGCGTGCATGGGGTTGGGCACATGAACCTCTCGCATCCCATCGACACGGCCGTGCTCGCCGACTACTGGCTCGGGGTCTTGTCGGGCCCTGACGCGGAGTCCGTCGAGACGCATCTCTTCGAGTGCGACCAGTGCGGGGCGCGGCTCCGCGAGGTCGTGGCGCTCTCCGAGGGCATTCGCCGTCTGGCGCGCCAGGGTGACCTGCGGATGGTGGTCAGCGACGCGTTCGTTCAGCGTGCGGCGGAGGACGGCCTCCGCGTTCGCGAGTACGCCCCTCCGTCAGGCGGCAGCGTCCAGTGCACGGCCACCGAGGACGACGACCTGGTCATGGGCCGACTGGCGGCGAACCTGAGCGGGGCCGGGCGCATCGATCTCTGCTTGTGCGACGAGCAGGGCGTCGAACGGCTGCGATTGCTGGATATCCCGTTTCGCGCCGACGCGCCCAGCGTCGTCCTCCAGGAATCGATCTCATGGATGAAGGCCTCGCCGACCGGGACGCAGATCGCACGCCTCCTCGCGGTGGACGACGCCGGCACCGAGCGCCTGCTCGGGGAGTTCACGTTCCACCACACGCGCACGTTGCCCGGCCCGGGTGCGTGGTAGACGGGCGCATCCTCGAGCGTCCTGTCTCCGCCGGCGCAGCCTGATCAACTGCGTCGCAACCGTGAGCATGCCGGCAGACAGCAGCACCAGCAGCGCCGCCGTCGTGTACTTCGAAATCGGTCCGAGCAGCGCCTCGTCGAGCCGGCCGCTGGTGTTGAGAACGAGCGCGTGCACCGCATGAGCCGGGGCGAGCAGGAGGCGCGCGGCGTCGTCACTGCCCGCCCGTCGTCGTCCGGCGGACCTACTCCGCGCGCAGGGCCTCGACGGCGTGGATCCGCGTGGCTCGCCGCGCGGGGACATAACACGCCAGCAGCGCAACGACGCTCAGCACGGCGATTGCGGCGACGTACGCCACGGGATCGGTGGTACTGATGCCGTGCAGCTGGCCGGAGAGGACCCGGGTCGCCAGCAGGGCGGCGGCGGCGCCGGCCACCATGCCCGCGAGGACGAGCCGCAGTCCCTCCGCCATCACCATGTGCAGGACGTCTCCCATCTGCGCGCCGAGCGCCATGCGCACGCCGATTTCCTGCGTACGCCTGCCGACCGAGTACGCCAGCACGCCGTAGACACCCACCGCCGCCAGCGCGAGCGCCAGTCCGCCGAACAGCCCGAAGAGCAGCGTGAAGAACCGGTCCCGCGCGATTGACTCCGACATGACGTCGGCGAGCGTCGCGATCCGGCGGACCGGCTGGTTCGGGTCGATGTCGCGGATGATCGAGCGGATCGGTTCCACCAGCCGCGTCGGATCCCCCGTCGTCCGCGCGACGATGGTCGTCATGATGCGGGGCGCCGTGCGCTGATTGAAGTACACGACCGGCGGCGGGTCCGCTGACAGGCCGTTCTGGCGCACGTCGCCCACGACGCCGA is a genomic window containing:
- a CDS encoding MBL fold metallo-hydrolase, which produces MITSYTAAPDIEVLTSNFPIPGYGFVPINAFVIKGSEPILVETGAAIESADFMRALRSVIDPADLRWIWLSHTDFDHIGSLHQLLEENPRLRVVTTFLGMGIMGLTAPLPMDRVHFVNPGETIALGNRTLTAVKPPVFDNPCTTGFYDSKAGVLFSSDCFGALLQAVPQNAADLSESDLRDGQIVWATIDSPWLHKVDKDAFGRELDGIRKIAPRLILSNHLPPAPGHLMERFLGSLMAAPGAHPFVGPNQVAFEQMLKQMAAPE
- a CDS encoding DinB family protein, producing MNSTEAKTVADFLVADFEREMQTTLRILEAVPDGRLDYQPDAKAKTGLGLVRHIALEDSWLLNGIADGVFTPPPDDSDACGIMTPVDAVARYRSSVPPALDRVRAMSGDQLASNLNLLDMMTTSGVNFLAMALKHSVHHRGQLSTYLRPMGGTVPGIYGPTADTRS
- a CDS encoding zf-HC2 domain-containing protein, with the translated sequence MNLSHPIDTAVLADYWLGVLSGPDAESVETHLFECDQCGARLREVVALSEGIRRLARQGDLRMVVSDAFVQRAAEDGLRVREYAPPSGGSVQCTATEDDDLVMGRLAANLSGAGRIDLCLCDEQGVERLRLLDIPFRADAPSVVLQESISWMKASPTGTQIARLLAVDDAGTERLLGEFTFHHTRTLPGPGAW
- a CDS encoding sigma-70 family RNA polymerase sigma factor produces the protein MIVTLSDADVARRIGTGHDREAEGELFRRMAPRVRLYGLRHLRDGHAADDLTQQVLMTTIEALRAGRLREPERLASFVLGTCRMTVIDLRRGAQRRARLLEQFGADLLAPAEPSLPELDHEQLTRCLQALKERERTVVVLTFYDERTGADVAGFLGVSEANVRVIRHRAIHRLRACMGLGT